GGCAAAGACTGGCAGAGAAAAGATTTACAGGAAAAATACCGCGGCTACATGTCGTGGTATCTGGAAAGAAAAATAAATCGTGGATCGTAATCGTAATCATGATCGTAATCGTAATCGTTGATCATGACCCAACGAAATAGGAATTACGATTACGATCAAGATTAAGATCCACGATTATTGGTATTGAATCTCTTTCAAATTCAATACCATCGTGAACGAAACAGGTCCTTGCGATAGTCGCTCTTCTTTTTGCACCTGCTTGATCATGCCGAGGCCTGGGGCGTACCAGAGTTGATTGTCAATTCGGAATTCGGGCGCGCCGTTTGAGGGTGGCACAGTCCCTGACATGTGAATCTTCAAGCACTTGGCAAAGACGCCCGCCGGGACCGAAACAATTTCGTCTTCACTAATGATCGCAGCATCCAGCATGACGCCAAGTTTTTTCCCGTTGACCATCTCAAATCCCGAGGATTTTTGTTTCCAGTGCGCGCCGGGCAGGACAGGATACTTGATGAGATATTGAATCGGATTCATCACAACAGGCTTTTTCTGTGAACCATTCTGATTCGCGTAATAGTAAATTCCTGTTTCATCATCTGCGATAAATGTCACGCCGGCCAGCCTTCCATCAATGTAACGGCCTTCCGGTATTACCGTTTTTCCCTGCACGATGGCTGCTCCCAGGTGAACGATCGTTGCGGAAAGAATCTGTTCCTGCACCGGATTAGTGGGCGCTTTCTGTGTAGCTTTGATCTGATAGACGTAGCGCGCCCCTTCCATTAATGGATAGTAATTGGATTGCCCTGTTGAATGAAAACAGAACCAAAAGGCCATCAGGACTGTAAGTAAAACTTGCCTGCGAATCTGAAAATCTCCAGTGACCGAATACTATAGCAGAATTGGCAGGCCTTGTGTCAAGTTTTTTTGTCAGCCCAACCGCGCTTCCATCGAAATGTTGGTATTTAACAGTCTCGAAATAGGACAGCCGGCTTTTGCAGCATTCGCGGCTTCCTCAAACTTTGCCTGATCTGCGCCGGGAATCTTTGCCGAGACATCCAGATGAATCGATGTCACAGTCCAGCCGGCCTCCAGCTTTTCCATCGTCAGCGTTGCCGCCGTTTTGATGCTCTCCGCCGTCATTCCGCGGTTTCCCAGTTGACCGGAAAGCGCCATCGTGAAACAACCTGCGTGGGCCGCGGCAATCAACTCCTCTGGATTCGTTCCAGGTTGATCTTCAAAACGAGTCGTAAACGAGTAAGGAGTATTGGACAAAACTCCACTTCCCGTTGCAACTGTTCCTTTTCCATCTTTCAACCCACCATGCCATTCAGCACTTGCTTTTCGTTGCATATCTCCTCCTTTTGATTCGATTGTTAAATATTAATTCCCAGAAGGAGAAAATTCACCACGGAGTCTTCGTGACTCCGTGGTAAAAACTAGTTGTCAATTGCACTCGATCGAGCGTTCGGCGCCATGCGTAATCACGTAGAAGTGAATCGCGTAGGTTTCAACGGGGAAAATATCGGGCAGATAATCCACATCCATGTGTTGAATCGGAACTTCGCGCCCGTGGTAGATGAACTTGAGATTTTTCCACGATGACTGTTTTTCGAGGTCTTCTTTCGCAAACACATACTCGATGGAAGTGAGTTGGCCATTGTAAACGGTATAGATCGGACCCACTGGAAATTGCTCCAGATCCTTCAGTTTTGCGAAATGCTCCCCCTGGTGGGGAAAACATTCCGTGATTTTTACTACACCCTTTGGTTCAACCCAGGCGAGAGGCAAAGCTTCGAAACGTTCCGGCGGTGGCTCAGAGGATGCAATTCCTGTGAAAAGAATCCCTGCAAGAATCAATATCCCAATTGTTGCTCTTTTAAACTGCGTCATTTTGTTCTCCTTTTTTTGTAATTCACTTCCCATCGGCTCTTCTTGTAGAAATAGACGCAGTCGCCGCCTGGTTTCTCTCGCAGCCAAAACTTATTCTTCCAGGAATGCTCTTTGAAATAGGGGTTTTCCTGCTGTGGAAATGCGGAAAGCGTAAATTGCCAGTGTGCCCAAAACCAGGATTTCACCTACAAGATTTTGAGCGTACCAGGCAGATAAATTAGTGGTAAGGGGGAAGAAAATCACGACATGAAAAAAGAAAAGCAAAGAGATGACAGCGAGAATTCCAGATCTTATGATGACATAAGCCACCGTTCCACCAAGGAATAAGCCACCCAGCCAGCTTACGGGATCATATTCGATCATTGCAAGCGTACCAATCAAAGCGAGGAGCCCAATACCTGCAATAGCGCCAGCACGGTGGTTTCGGAAAAGGACCATACAGAAAAGGACCAAAAAGCTCCACAAGAATCCCTGGACAAGACCAGCGCTGATTTGATCTAAGAGAGCAGGCACCAAGTCACGAATTTGATACCCCATCACAGGAACCAATGGTAAATTCGGCACTCTTCCCACCCACTCAGGCAACGCGGCGGCTAGTTGAATACCCAAAGCTATCAAAGCCCCCAAAAAAGCTCCGATCAAAATGTCGCGCCCGACCAGTGGATCGCGAAAATTTCCGGCCAACAAACGGCTCCAGGAAATGATCCATTTCGGACGCCGTCGGCGCATGATCGGTTCAAGAGCAAGGTACAAAATTCCAAGCAGGCAGGACCAGAAAAGC
This genomic stretch from bacterium harbors:
- a CDS encoding OsmC family protein, with amino-acid sequence MQRKASAEWHGGLKDGKGTVATGSGVLSNTPYSFTTRFEDQPGTNPEELIAAAHAGCFTMALSGQLGNRGMTAESIKTAATLTMEKLEAGWTVTSIHLDVSAKIPGADQAKFEEAANAAKAGCPISRLLNTNISMEARLG